Proteins found in one Brachypodium distachyon strain Bd21 chromosome 5, Brachypodium_distachyon_v3.0, whole genome shotgun sequence genomic segment:
- the LOC104585400 gene encoding subtilisin-like protease SBT1.2 produces the protein MESSRSLLLLSLLPSLLLILAVPAEAAGADELLSSFIVHVQPQENHEFGTADDRTSWYQSFLPDNGRLLHAYHHVATGFAARLTRQELDAISAMPGFLSAVPDRTYTVQTTHTPEFLGLNVGTQRNQSGLGAGVIIGVIDTGIFPDHPSFSDYGMPPPPAKWKGRCDFNGTACNNKLIGARNFVAALNNGTSGAPVPPVDEAGHGTHTASTAAGAVVPDANVLGQAMGIAAGMATRAHIAMYKVCTRGCSVSDILAGIDAAVADGCDVISISLGGPALPFHQDPVAVATFGAMEKGVFVSMAAGNSGPVESSLLNEAPWILTVAASTMDRSIRSTVQLGNGMSFHGESLYQPHDSPALFSPLVQADASGKPLAEFCGNGSLDGFDVKGKMVLCEFGGNISATIKGAVVQSAGGSGMILTNQFLQGYDTLANAHVLPASHVGYAASTAIKSYINSTTIPVARISFQGTVLGTSPAPSIVFFSSRGPSLQHTGILKPDITGPGVNVLAAWPFQVAPPSTPVLPGPTFNIISGTSMSTPHLSGIAAAIKSKHPDWSPAAIKSAIMTTAEITDRSGNPILNEQHVAANLFATGAGHVNPTKAADPGLVYDITPADYISHLCSMYTSQEVSVIARKLVNCSAIVAIDGNHLNYPSIAVTFPPSSRNSNAPVVVKRTVRNVGEVPSVYYPAVDMPDNGMYIEVFPHKLVFTEANQEMDFEVVMWPGQSGARLVQGALRWVSEMHTVRSPISVTFA, from the coding sequence ATGGAAAGCAGCAGGAGTCTCTTGTTGCTGTCTCTTCTCCCGTCCCTGCTCCTGATCCTCGCGGTCCCTGCagaggcggccggcgccgatgaGCTCCTCAGCTCGTTCATCGTCCACGTGCAACCCCAGGAGAACCATGAGTTCGGCACGGCAGACGACCGTACGTCGTGGTACCAGTCGTTCCTCCCCGACAACGGCCGGCTCCTCCACGCGTACCACCACGTCGCCACCGGCTTCGCGGCGCGGCTGACTCGGCAGGAGCTCGACGCGATCTCCGCCATGCCCGGGTTCCTCAGCGCAGTGCCCGACAGAACGTACACGGTGCAGACGACGCACACCCCGGAGTTCCTCGGGCTAAACGTGGGGACGCAGCGGAACCAGTCAGGGCTTGGCGCGGGCGTCATCATCGGCGTGATCGACACCGGCATCTTCCCGGACCATCCCTCGTTCAGCGACTACggcatgccgccgccgcccgccaagTGGAAGGGCCGCTGCGACTTCAACGGCACCGCGTGCAACAACAAGCTCATCGGCGCGCGCAATTTCGTCGCGGCCCTCAACAACGGCACCTCCGGCGCTCCGGTGCCACCGGTTGATGAGGCTGGGCACGGCACCCACACGGCGAGCACCGCGGCCGGAGCGGTCGTGCCGGACGCTAACGTGTTGGGTCAAGCAATGGGCATCGCCGCCGGGATGGCCACACGCGCGCACATCGCCATGTACAAGGTGTGCACTAGAGGGTGCTCCGTGTCCGACATACTGGCCGGCATCGACGCCGCTGTGGCCGACGGCTGCGACGTCATCTCCATATCTCTAGGCGGGCCGGCGCTGCCGTTTCACCAGGACCCTGTCGCTGTAGCGACGTTCGGCGCCATGGAGAAGGGCGTGTTTGTCAGCATGGCCGCTGGCAATTCCGGCCCGGTCGAGAGTTCTTTATTGAACGAGGCTCCGTGGATCCTCACTGTCGCCGCGAGCACAATGGACCGCTCGATTCGCTCCACGGTGCAGCTAGGGAACGGCATGTCTTTCCACGGCGAGTCACTCTACCAGCCACACGACTCGCCAGCTCTCTTCTCCCCGTTGGTCCAAGCGGACGCAAGTGGGAAGCCGCTCGCCGAGTTCTGTGGGAACGGCTCGCTGGATGGCTTTGACGTCAAGGGGAAAATGGTACTCTGTGAGTTCGGGGGAAACATCTCGGCGACCATCAAAGGTGCGGTGGTGCAGAGCGCCGGCGGTTCTGGTATGATCCTGACGAACCAATTTCTCCAAGGCTACGACACGCTTGCCAATGCACATGTCCTCCCAGCGTCACACGTTGGCTACGCCGCGAGCACGGCCATCAAATCCTACATCAACTCTACAACAATCCCCGTGGCGCGTATCAGCTTCCAGGGAACAGTACTTGGCACGTCGCCTGCTCCTTCGATCGTTTTCTTCTCGTCTCGTGGGCCTAGCCTTCAACACACGGGCATTCTGAAGCCCGACATCACAGGGCCCGGAGTAAACGTGCTAGCCGCATGGCCGTTCCAAGTGGCCCCTCCATCGACACCGGTTCTTCCTGGTCCGACTTTCAACATCATCTCCGGCACATCCATGTCGACGCCTCACCTCAGTGGCATTGCTGCGGCGATCAAGAGCAAGCACCCGGActggtcgccggcggcgatcaaGTCGGCGATAATGACAACAGCTGAAATAACCGACCGCTCCGGTAATCCCATACTCAACGAGCAGCACGTGGCTGCGAACTTGttcgccaccggcgccggacACGTCAACCCGACGAAGGCCGCTGACCCTGGCCTAGTCTACGACATAACCCCTGCAGACTACATTAGCCACCTCTGCAGCATGTACACGAGCCAAGAGGTCTCGGTGATAGCGCGGAAGCTGGTCAACTGCTCGGCTATCGTGGCGATCGATGGCAACCATCTAAATTACCCATCAATAGCAGTCACATTCCCACCGTCGTCGCGGAATTCGAACGCGCCGGTGGTGGTGAAGCGCACGGTGAGGAACGTCGGGGAGGTGCCTTCCGTGTACTACCCGGCGGTCGACATGCCAGACAACGGCATGTACATTGAGGTTTTCCCGCACAAGCTGGTGTTCACCGAGGCCAACCAGGAAATGGATTTTGAGGTTGTCATGTGGCCAGGGCAGAGTGGTGCCCGGTTGGTGCAGGGTGCACTACGATGGGTGTCAGAGATGCACACCGTGCGGAGCCCCATCTCCGTCACATTCGCCTGA